The following are encoded in a window of Bordetella genomosp. 10 genomic DNA:
- a CDS encoding LemA family protein — MPASTWGIIAAVVVVAVLLYIVFTYNALVRLRNMTREAWSGISVQLRRRTDLVPNLVETVKAYAAHEKGVFEDIATRRATSIAAGSVPEQARAEQALGLALGRLMAVAEAYPELKADANFRSLQDSLGEIEDQLQMARRYYNGAAREQNIRVESFPANLVANSFGFTREPYFELDNPADAAVPHVSF; from the coding sequence ATGCCGGCTTCAACATGGGGCATCATCGCGGCCGTCGTCGTGGTGGCCGTGCTGCTTTATATCGTCTTCACCTATAACGCGCTGGTGCGGCTGCGCAATATGACGCGCGAGGCCTGGAGCGGGATTTCGGTGCAGTTGCGCCGCCGCACGGACCTGGTCCCCAACCTCGTCGAAACCGTCAAGGCCTACGCCGCGCACGAGAAAGGCGTGTTCGAGGACATCGCCACGCGCCGCGCCACCAGCATCGCCGCCGGCAGCGTGCCGGAACAGGCGCGCGCCGAACAGGCCCTGGGCCTGGCGCTGGGCCGCCTGATGGCGGTGGCCGAGGCCTATCCCGAGCTGAAGGCGGACGCCAATTTCCGCAGCCTGCAGGACAGTCTCGGCGAGATCGAGGACCAGTTGCAAATGGCGCGCCGCTACTACAACGGCGCCGCGCGCGAGCAGAACATCCGCGTCGAATCCTTCCCCGCCAACCTGGTGGCGAACAGCTTCGGCTTCACGCGGGAACCCTATTTCGAACTGGACAATCCGGCCGACGCCGCGGTGCCCCATGTCTCATTCTGA
- a CDS encoding DUF445 domain-containing protein has product MKNLALASLAVTLAGFALSIAMGAQGAWSWVRAFCEAATVGALADWFAVVALFRRPLGLPIPHTAIIPANKARIGDSLAVFVRDHFLDPTTLLEKIRVFDPAARLGQWLADPRQARVVAGSARAWAVHALNLLDEQAVHGAIQAFVVRKLREWNAAATVGEVLAVLSRDGRHHVLLDEALERLGAYLHEEQVQERAAALMVKYARKEWPRIAKAINLVKSVDDIADSLADRLARAVLDELHDVLAQPDHPLRRDYEAWVGAYVRRLRDDPELQGRIDDFKQRVIDHPQLQEYVRGIWREVHDSLKRDLFSEDSVLARHLEQTLMSLGRNLGQDPELRRAINQHVLSGAERLASTLRTGVTDHIAQTVKGWDERHLVDELELSMGRDLQYIRFNGMIVGGVIGLLLHAGVMLAGR; this is encoded by the coding sequence ATGAAGAATCTGGCCCTGGCCTCCCTGGCCGTCACCCTGGCCGGATTCGCGTTGAGCATCGCGATGGGCGCGCAAGGCGCGTGGTCCTGGGTACGCGCGTTCTGCGAAGCCGCCACCGTGGGCGCGCTGGCCGACTGGTTCGCGGTGGTCGCGCTGTTCCGCCGTCCCCTGGGCCTGCCCATTCCGCACACCGCCATCATCCCCGCCAACAAGGCGCGCATCGGCGACAGCCTGGCGGTATTCGTGCGCGATCACTTTCTCGATCCCACCACCCTGCTGGAAAAAATCCGCGTCTTCGATCCCGCCGCCCGCCTGGGGCAGTGGCTGGCCGATCCGCGCCAGGCCCGCGTGGTGGCCGGCTCCGCGCGGGCCTGGGCGGTGCATGCGCTGAACCTGCTGGACGAACAGGCGGTGCACGGCGCCATCCAGGCCTTCGTGGTGCGCAAGCTGCGCGAATGGAATGCCGCGGCCACCGTGGGCGAAGTGCTCGCGGTCCTGAGCCGCGACGGCCGCCATCACGTGCTGCTGGACGAAGCGCTGGAACGCCTGGGCGCCTATCTGCACGAGGAACAGGTGCAGGAGCGCGCGGCGGCCCTGATGGTGAAATACGCGCGCAAGGAATGGCCGCGCATCGCCAAGGCCATCAACCTGGTGAAGTCGGTCGACGACATCGCCGACAGCCTGGCCGACCGGCTCGCGCGCGCCGTGCTGGACGAATTGCACGACGTGCTGGCGCAGCCGGACCATCCGCTGCGGCGCGACTACGAGGCCTGGGTCGGCGCCTACGTGCGGCGGCTGCGCGACGACCCCGAACTGCAGGGGCGCATCGACGACTTCAAGCAGCGCGTCATCGACCATCCGCAGTTGCAGGAATACGTGCGCGGCATCTGGCGCGAGGTGCACGACAGCCTCAAGCGCGACCTGTTCAGCGAGGACTCGGTGCTGGCGCGCCACCTGGAGCAGACCTTGATGTCGCTGGGCCGCAACCTGGGCCAGGATCCCGAGCTGCGGCGCGCCATCAACCAGCACGTGCTGTCGGGCGCGGAGCGGCTGGCTTCGACGCTGCGCACGGGCGTCACCGACCATATCGCGCAAACGGTGAAGGGATGGGACGAACGGCACCTGGTCGACGAACTGGAATTGAGCATGGGCCGCGACCTGCAGTACATCCGCTTCAACGGCATGATCGTGGGCGGCGTCATCGGGCTGCTGCTGCACGCCGGGGTCATGCTGGCGGGGCGGTGA
- a CDS encoding ketopantoate reductase family protein, whose protein sequence is MKTAVMGAGAVGCYYGGMLARAGHPVTLIGRASHVEAMRRDGLYLEAQAFQEHIPVIATTDAEGARGAELVLFCVKSADTEAAGRALLPHLAPGTLVLSLQNGVDNAERLRAVLPQTVVPAVVYVATEMAGPGHVKHHGRGELVIGESPASAGVAEVLEAAKVPTRVSDNVMGALWAKLLVNCAYNALSAIARLPYGQLARGPGVDDAMRAVMEECLAVAKADGVTVPGDSWAAIEQIAKSMPGQYSSTAQDMMRGKLTEIDYLNGYVARRGRAHGIATPVNGLLHTLVKLLETPPAAGDESR, encoded by the coding sequence ATGAAGACAGCAGTGATGGGCGCCGGCGCCGTCGGGTGCTACTACGGCGGCATGCTCGCGCGAGCGGGCCACCCCGTGACCCTGATAGGCCGGGCAAGCCACGTCGAAGCCATGCGGCGCGACGGCCTGTACCTGGAGGCGCAGGCTTTCCAGGAACATATTCCGGTGATCGCCACCACGGACGCCGAGGGCGCGCGCGGCGCCGAGCTGGTGCTGTTCTGCGTGAAGTCGGCCGACACCGAGGCGGCCGGCCGCGCCCTGTTGCCGCATCTGGCCCCCGGCACGCTGGTGCTGAGCCTGCAGAACGGGGTGGACAACGCCGAGCGCCTGCGCGCGGTGCTGCCGCAGACGGTGGTGCCGGCGGTGGTGTACGTGGCCACGGAAATGGCGGGGCCCGGCCACGTGAAGCACCATGGGCGCGGCGAGCTGGTCATCGGCGAGTCGCCGGCCAGCGCCGGCGTCGCCGAGGTGCTGGAGGCTGCCAAGGTGCCGACGCGCGTGTCCGACAACGTGATGGGCGCGTTGTGGGCCAAGCTGCTGGTGAACTGCGCGTACAACGCCTTGTCGGCGATCGCGCGCCTGCCGTACGGGCAGTTGGCGCGTGGTCCCGGCGTGGACGACGCCATGCGCGCCGTGATGGAGGAATGCCTGGCGGTGGCGAAGGCCGATGGCGTGACGGTGCCGGGCGATAGCTGGGCCGCGATCGAACAGATCGCGAAGTCCATGCCGGGGCAGTATTCCTCGACCGCGCAGGACATGATGCGCGGCAAGCTGACCGAGATCGACTACCTCAACGGCTACGTCGCGCGCCGCGGCCGGGCCCACGGCATCGCGACCCCGGTCAACGGCCTGCTGCACACCCTGGTGAAGCTGCTGGAAACGCCCCCCGCGGCGGGGGACGAGTCGAGGTAG
- the wrbA gene encoding NAD(P)H:quinone oxidoreductase encodes MAKVLVLYYSSYGHIEKMAEAVAEGARDAGAQVDVKRVPETVPEEIARGAHFKLDQAAPVATVADLEHYDAIIVGTGTRFGRISSQMAAFLDQAGGLWARGALNGKVGAAFASTASQHGGQETTLFSLITNLLHFGMTIVGLPYSFQGQLALDQVTGGSPYGATTLAGGDGSRQPSANELDGARHQGALVARTAAKLFG; translated from the coding sequence ATGGCCAAGGTCCTCGTGCTGTACTACTCGTCCTACGGACACATCGAAAAGATGGCGGAAGCCGTCGCCGAGGGCGCGCGCGACGCCGGCGCGCAGGTCGACGTCAAGCGGGTGCCGGAAACCGTGCCGGAGGAAATCGCCCGCGGCGCGCACTTCAAGCTGGACCAGGCGGCGCCCGTCGCCACGGTGGCCGACCTGGAACACTACGACGCCATCATCGTCGGCACCGGCACGCGCTTCGGCCGCATTTCCTCGCAGATGGCGGCCTTCCTGGACCAGGCCGGCGGCCTGTGGGCGCGCGGCGCGCTCAACGGCAAGGTCGGCGCCGCCTTCGCGTCGACGGCCTCGCAGCACGGCGGCCAGGAGACCACGCTGTTCTCCCTCATCACCAACCTGCTGCATTTCGGCATGACCATCGTCGGCCTGCCCTACAGCTTCCAGGGCCAGTTGGCGCTGGACCAGGTCACCGGCGGCTCGCCCTACGGCGCCACCACGCTGGCCGGCGGCGACGGCTCGCGCCAGCCCAGCGCCAACGAACTGGACGGCGCGCGCCACCAGGGCGCGCTGGTCGCCCGCACGGCCGCCAAGCTGTTCGGCTGA
- a CDS encoding LysR family transcriptional regulator, producing MLDGVSLDQLRTFLAAAEEGSFSAAGRKLRRAQSVVSQTLANLEGQLGVVLFDRAGRYPRLTEAGSALLGEACEVVRGMEGFKSRARAIAEGLEPELSVSVDVMYPMATLTVAVGSFREAFPHTPLRLYVEALGAVVKPVMDGTCRLAVMGTLPLVPAGLDSEYLLDVPLVTVVAPGHPLAALPGPVGAGDVGRHVQLILTDRSSLSEGQNYGVLSPLVWRLADLGAKHAFLRAGFGWGHMPAAMVQADLDSGELVRLELDGLPPSLSRLSMHGVYRKETPPGPAGRWFLDRLKQRA from the coding sequence ATGCTGGATGGCGTATCCCTGGACCAGTTACGGACCTTCCTGGCCGCCGCCGAGGAAGGCAGTTTTTCCGCCGCCGGGCGCAAGCTGCGGCGCGCGCAATCGGTGGTCAGCCAGACGCTGGCCAACCTGGAGGGCCAGTTGGGCGTCGTCCTGTTCGACCGCGCCGGCCGCTATCCGCGCCTGACCGAGGCCGGCAGCGCCTTGCTGGGCGAGGCCTGCGAGGTGGTGCGGGGCATGGAAGGCTTCAAGTCGAGGGCGCGCGCCATCGCCGAAGGCCTGGAGCCGGAGCTGTCGGTGAGCGTGGACGTGATGTACCCGATGGCGACCCTCACCGTGGCGGTGGGCTCCTTCCGCGAGGCCTTCCCGCACACGCCCCTGCGCCTGTACGTGGAGGCGCTGGGCGCCGTCGTCAAGCCGGTCATGGACGGGACCTGCCGGCTGGCGGTCATGGGGACCTTGCCGCTGGTGCCCGCCGGGCTGGATTCGGAATACCTGCTGGACGTCCCGCTGGTGACCGTGGTGGCGCCGGGCCATCCGCTGGCGGCGCTGCCCGGGCCGGTGGGCGCGGGCGACGTGGGGCGGCACGTGCAATTGATCCTGACGGACCGTTCCTCGTTGAGCGAAGGCCAGAACTATGGCGTGCTGTCGCCGCTGGTGTGGCGGCTGGCCGACCTGGGCGCCAAGCATGCCTTCCTGCGCGCCGGCTTCGGCTGGGGGCACATGCCCGCGGCCATGGTGCAGGCGGACCTCGACAGCGGCGAGCTGGTGCGCCTGGAACTGGACGGCCTGCCGCCGTCGCTGTCGCGCCTGTCCATGCACGGCGTGTACCGCAAGGAAACGCCGCCCGGGCCGGCGGGACGCTGGTTTCTCGACCGGCTCAAGCAGCGCGCCTGA
- a CDS encoding YciI family protein, whose amino-acid sequence MAAYLLLIVEPPGQRAARSPEEGREVYARMVEFAGGLKARGKLLACESLATDTEGVRVQVREGRSRLIDGPFTEAKEMVGGFFLLDCESREEAVRIAEQCPAAQWSTVEVRRAAPCYE is encoded by the coding sequence ATGGCTGCCTACCTGCTGCTCATCGTCGAACCGCCGGGCCAGCGCGCCGCCCGCAGCCCGGAGGAGGGACGGGAGGTCTATGCCCGCATGGTCGAGTTCGCCGGCGGCCTGAAGGCGCGCGGCAAGCTGTTGGCCTGCGAATCCCTGGCGACGGACACCGAAGGCGTGCGCGTGCAGGTGCGCGAAGGACGCAGCCGGCTGATCGACGGGCCCTTCACCGAGGCCAAGGAAATGGTCGGCGGTTTCTTCCTGCTGGACTGCGAATCGCGCGAGGAAGCCGTGCGGATCGCCGAGCAATGCCCGGCCGCGCAATGGAGCACGGTCGAGGTGCGCCGCGCCGCGCCCTGCTACGAATAG
- a CDS encoding RNA polymerase sigma factor produces MTHGASAARVAAAIETAWRDEAAKVIASVARMVRDVSLAEDLAQDALVAALEHWPRQGVPDNPGAWLMTTAKNRALDRLRQDALRARKHEGIGADLEALGAGVEPDFVAALDAARQDDIGDDVLRLMFVACHPALSRDVRVTLTLRLVGGLSTAEIARAFFTSEAAIAQRIVRAKRSLAEAKLPFAVPDADERAQRLDAVLEVIYVIFNEGYAATSGADWARPALCEEALRVGRLLARLAPDDSETAGLLALMELQASRLAARIDAQGGMVLLADQDRTRWDDAAIARGFDALDRALALAAAGEGVGPYTVQAALAACHARARRAADTDWAAIVGWYDVLDRVAPGPVVRLNRAVALGMLQGPAAALREVEDVAEALSSYPWLHAVRGDLLMKLGREAEARQAFEQAAALTDNAPERELLLARAAR; encoded by the coding sequence ATGACGCACGGCGCCTCCGCGGCGCGGGTCGCCGCCGCCATCGAGACGGCCTGGCGGGACGAGGCCGCCAAGGTCATCGCCAGCGTGGCGCGCATGGTGCGCGACGTCAGCCTGGCCGAGGACCTGGCGCAGGACGCCCTGGTGGCGGCCCTGGAGCATTGGCCGCGCCAGGGCGTGCCCGACAATCCGGGAGCCTGGCTGATGACCACCGCCAAGAATCGCGCGCTCGACCGGCTGCGGCAGGATGCGCTGCGCGCGCGCAAGCACGAAGGCATCGGCGCCGATCTCGAAGCCCTGGGCGCCGGCGTCGAACCGGATTTCGTGGCGGCCCTGGACGCCGCCCGCCAGGACGACATCGGCGACGACGTGCTGCGCCTTATGTTCGTCGCCTGCCATCCCGCCCTGTCGCGCGACGTGCGCGTGACGCTCACCTTGCGCCTGGTGGGCGGCTTGAGCACCGCCGAGATCGCGCGCGCCTTCTTTACCTCCGAGGCGGCCATCGCCCAGCGCATCGTGCGCGCCAAGCGCAGCCTGGCGGAGGCGAAGCTGCCTTTCGCGGTTCCGGATGCCGACGAACGCGCGCAGCGCCTGGACGCCGTGCTGGAGGTCATCTACGTGATCTTCAACGAAGGCTATGCGGCGACCTCGGGCGCGGACTGGGCGCGCCCCGCGCTATGCGAGGAGGCCTTGCGCGTGGGCCGCCTGCTGGCGCGCCTGGCGCCCGACGACAGCGAGACCGCCGGCCTGCTGGCCTTGATGGAACTGCAGGCGTCGCGGCTGGCGGCGCGGATCGACGCGCAAGGCGGCATGGTGTTGCTGGCGGACCAGGACCGGACGCGCTGGGACGACGCGGCCATCGCGCGCGGGTTCGATGCGCTGGACCGCGCCCTGGCGCTGGCGGCGGCGGGCGAGGGCGTGGGGCCGTACACGGTCCAGGCGGCCCTGGCGGCCTGCCATGCGCGGGCGCGGCGCGCCGCCGATACGGACTGGGCGGCGATCGTCGGATGGTACGACGTGCTGGACCGCGTCGCGCCGGGTCCGGTGGTGCGGCTCAATCGAGCCGTGGCGCTGGGCATGCTGCAAGGCCCGGCGGCCGCCTTGCGGGAGGTGGAGGATGTGGCGGAGGCCTTGAGCAGCTATCCCTGGCTGCACGCGGTGCGCGGCGACCTGCTCATGAAGCTGGGGCGGGAAGCCGAAGCGCGGCAAGCCTTCGAACAGGCGGCCGCGCTGACGGACAACGCGCCGGAGCGCGAGCTGCTGCTGGCGCGCGCGGCGCGCTGA
- a CDS encoding Dps family protein codes for MKKPASSSKSASASKKASLVKRRLAPLSTPSDLTDKATRDLSGALNQLLADVFALYLKTKNFHWHVSGPHFRDYHLLLDDQSAEIFAMTDPIAERVRKLGGTTLRSIGHIARSQRILDNDADYVQPLDMLAELQEDNKQLTASMRIAHDLCDEHGDIATASLLENWIDETEQRTWFLFETSRRGDSTGH; via the coding sequence ATGAAAAAACCCGCCAGCTCCAGCAAGTCCGCTTCCGCTTCCAAGAAGGCAAGCCTGGTCAAGCGCCGCCTCGCGCCGCTGTCCACGCCGTCCGACCTCACCGACAAAGCCACCCGCGACCTGAGCGGCGCGCTGAACCAGTTGCTGGCCGACGTCTTCGCCCTGTACCTGAAGACCAAGAATTTCCACTGGCACGTCAGCGGTCCGCACTTCCGCGACTACCATCTGCTGCTGGACGACCAGAGCGCCGAGATCTTCGCGATGACCGATCCCATCGCCGAGCGCGTCCGCAAGCTGGGCGGCACCACCCTGCGTTCCATCGGCCATATCGCCCGCAGCCAGCGCATCCTCGACAACGACGCGGACTACGTGCAGCCGCTGGACATGCTGGCCGAACTGCAGGAAGACAACAAGCAACTGACGGCCTCCATGCGCATCGCCCACGACCTGTGCGATGAACATGGCGACATCGCCACCGCCAGCCTGCTGGAAAACTGGATCGACGAAACCGAGCAGCGCACCTGGTTCCTGTTCGAAACCAGCCGCCGCGGCGATTCGACCGGCCATTGA